Proteins from one Loktanella sp. M215 genomic window:
- a CDS encoding pyridoxal phosphate-dependent aminotransferase gives MKMSSRIQNITGGGSDGWAVYYRARAMKAAGLPVVQLTMGEHDIGTDRAILDAMNRSAVGGNTGYALVVGNDDLRAAVADRIATRTGVPTGPENIVIMPGGQAALFAAHHAACDPGDTALFIDPYYATYPGTIRAVGAVPRAIQVHADHGFQPQRPDLEDAAKGATSLLINSPNNPTGAVYGADTMDDIAGVCQDHDLWLISDEVYDTQVWEGEHISPRALPGMAERTLVVNSLSKSHAMTGSRIGWICGPADVVDAIHNLATHNTYGVAGFVQDAAVFALSQGAAAEEAVAAPFRRRRQIVLDALAGQNAIRAAPISGAMYAMLDIRATGMDGETFANALLNAELIGVMPGESFGQGGAGHIRVAMTVDDARLGDAVRRIAAFAATRID, from the coding sequence ATGAAAATGTCCTCTCGTATCCAGAATATCACCGGCGGCGGCTCTGACGGCTGGGCGGTCTATTACCGCGCCCGCGCCATGAAAGCCGCGGGCCTGCCCGTCGTCCAGCTGACCATGGGCGAACATGACATCGGCACGGACCGCGCGATCCTTGATGCGATGAACCGGTCGGCTGTGGGCGGCAACACGGGCTACGCCCTCGTGGTCGGCAACGACGATCTGCGGGCAGCGGTGGCGGACCGGATCGCGACCCGGACCGGCGTGCCGACAGGGCCCGAGAATATCGTGATCATGCCCGGCGGTCAGGCGGCCCTGTTCGCCGCCCACCATGCCGCCTGCGATCCCGGCGATACGGCGCTGTTCATCGACCCCTATTACGCCACCTATCCCGGCACGATCCGCGCCGTGGGCGCGGTGCCGCGCGCCATTCAGGTGCACGCCGATCACGGATTCCAGCCGCAGCGCCCGGATCTGGAAGACGCGGCCAAGGGTGCCACGTCCCTGCTGATCAATTCGCCCAACAATCCGACAGGTGCGGTCTACGGTGCCGACACGATGGATGACATCGCTGGCGTCTGCCAGGATCACGACCTGTGGCTGATCTCTGACGAGGTTTACGACACGCAGGTCTGGGAGGGTGAGCACATCAGCCCCCGCGCCCTGCCCGGCATGGCCGAGCGGACGCTGGTCGTGAACTCTCTGTCAAAAAGCCATGCGATGACCGGCAGCCGGATCGGCTGGATCTGCGGGCCCGCCGATGTCGTTGATGCGATCCACAACCTTGCGACCCACAACACCTACGGCGTGGCGGGCTTCGTGCAGGATGCCGCCGTCTTTGCCCTGTCGCAGGGTGCGGCAGCAGAGGAAGCGGTCGCCGCCCCCTTTCGGCGGCGCCGCCAGATCGTGCTGGACGCACTGGCAGGACAGAACGCAATTCGCGCCGCACCGATTTCCGGCGCGATGTATGCGATGCTCGATATCCGTGCGACCGGCATGGACGGCGAAACCTTTGCCAATGCCCTGCTGAATGCGGAACTGATCGGCGTCATGCCGGGCGAAAGTTTCGGTCAGGGCGGGGCCGGTCATATCCGTGTTGCCATGACCGTGGACGACGCGCGGCTGGGCGATGCCGTCCGCCGTATCGCGGCCTTTGCCGCGACACGCATCGACTGA